One Streptomonospora salina genomic window, ATCCCCGGAGCACACGCAGTGGCCGTCCCCGTCACGGGCGACCGGGTGCACCTTCGCGTTCTCGGAATCGATCAGCTCCACGGTGGACAGTTCGTTCTGGAGCGCGGACGAGGGAGTCAGAAAGGACAGGGAAGGGTCGCTGTCGCTGTCGCCGGTCCGGGTGATCGAAAAGGTGAGTTCGACGGTCTCGCCGCGGCGGGCGAGTTCGTGTACCGCGATGTGCAGATCCGCGCCGTCGACGCCGATGTCCTGGCTGGCGAGGGTCTCGCGGGACTCGCTGTCGCCGGGCTCGACCTGGCCGGCGTTCACCGGCTCCTGGCCCCCGCCGCCGTTCGCGCCACCGTCGGCGCCGGAGTCCCCGCCGCCGAACACCCCGCCGCCGAACACCCCGCAGCCGGTGAGGAGCAGCCCGCCGACGACCGCGATGATCGGGAGACGCCGTGCCCTGAGGGGAGATGCCATGGCCGAACAGTAGCGCCGCGATCCCGCGCTGTGCGGTGATCCGCCGACGCAAACGACTGACCGGATCCGGCCCGCACCCCGCGACCGGATCTCCGTGCAGGTCGCCGGGAACGCGTCCCGGATCCGGGGCGGTCCCCCGACGCCCGATGCACGACCGAATCTCTTTCGGCGCTGTGCGCACCATCCGCGCGGCGCCCGGGCACGGACCGGTTATGTCCGACCGGTACCGGGGTTCCTTCCGGCGCCGTGCGCCTCCGTCCCCGCGGCGCGGCGGGACCAGAACGAAGCGAGCAGGGCGCCGGAGACGTTGTGCCAGACGGAGAACAGCGCCGCCGGCAGTGCTGCCAGCGGCGCGAAGTGGGCGGTGGCCAGCGCGGCGGACAGGCCGGAGTTCTGCATCCCGACCTCGATGGAGGCCGCGCGCCGCGACGACTCCGGCAGCCGCAGCACGGCGCCCGCCGTGTAGCCCAGGGCCAGGCCGAAGACGTTGTGCAGGACCACGGCGAGCACCACCAGAGCGCCCGTGGACAGCAGTGCGTCGGCGTTGGCGCCCACCACGGCGAACACCACGACCATGATCCCCGCGACCGAGACGAGCGGCAGCACCGGCAGCACCTTCTCCACGGCGCGGGACAGCAAAGCCCGAACCACGATGCCCAGGACCACCGGAACCAGCACCACCTGCAGGATCGAGACGAGCAGGTCGCCGGCGTCGACCGGAAGCGTCGAGCCGGCCAGCCACAGCACCAGAAGCGGGGTGGCGAAGGGGGCCAGCAGCGTCGAGACCGACGTCATGGCCACCGACAGCGCGACGTCGCCGCGGGCCAGGTAGACGATGACGTTGGAGGCCGTGCCTCCGGGTGCGGCGCCGACCAGCACCATGCCGACCACCAGCAGCGGGGGCAGCTGGAGCGTCTGGGCCAGCGCCCAGCCGGCCACCGGCATGATCGTGAACTGGGCGAGCAGCCCGATCAGGACCGCCTGCGGCCGGGTGAGGACGGGGGCGAAATCTGCGGGCCGAAGTGTCAGGCCCATGCCGAACATGATGACGCCGAGCAAAGCGCTGATCCAGGGCGTGAGCTGAGCCGCTTGGTCGGGAACGAGCAGGCCCAGCAGCGCACTCGCGAGGATGAGCAGGCCGAACCAGCGTCCGGCGAACGCCGCGGCCGTAGCCAGAATCCGCATGGCCGACATTCCAGCACCCGGGATCCGTGCGGCGGACAGCGGGGCCGTGGCAGCGGGTGGCGGCGGGGCGCGGCGCGGGCGTCGCGGGAGCGCCGATCCGGAGGCGTCCGGGCCGGTTCAGCCGTTCGCGGCGGCCGTCGCGCGCAGCGTGCGCACGGCCGCTGTGACGGCGGGGCGGCGTGCGGCGTCATGGCGCCAGAACGCGAAGACCTGGCGGGTCAGCGCCGGCTGCACCGGAACCAGCCGCACCCCGTCGGGAACCGGCCCCAGGCCGAGCCGCGGTATCACCGCCGCGCCCAGCCCCGCGGCGATCATGGCCAGCTTGGTCTGATGCTCGTCGACGCTGTGGGCGATGGTCGGCTCGGCGCCGCGGGCACGCAGCACCCCCTGCAGCCAGTCGTGGCAGATGGACCCCGTTCCCCAGCTGATCCACGGTTCACCGACGACCTCGTCGAGTTCCAACAGGTCGCGGTGGGCCAGCGGGTGGCCGGCCGGCAGCGCGACGTCGGCGACGTCCAGCATGATCGGGGCCTTGACCATGGACTTGGGCAGCCGGATGGGCGAACCCTCCCAGTCGACGGCCAGTGCCATGTCGGAATCGCCGCGGGCCACGGCCGGGATGCTGTCGTCGGGTTCCATCTCGCGCAGCCGCACCCGGAGCTTGGGGTGTTCGTGCGCGAGCATGTCCAGTGCGGGCGTGACCAGGCCGCGCGCACCCGAGGCGAACGACGCCAGCTCCAGGGTCCCGCTGATCTCGCCCCGGTGGGACTCCAGTGCCGCTTCGGCCTGCTGCACCAGCGAGATGATCTGCCCGGTGTGCTCGACGAGGATCTGCGCCGCCTCGGTCAGCCGCACACCGCGGCCGTTGCGCTCCACGAGGGCCTGGCCGACCTCGCGCTCCAGTTTGGACAGCTGCTGAGAGACGGCGGAGCTGGTCACGTGCAGCGCTTCGGCGGCCCCGTTGAGCGAGCCGTTGGCTGCGATCGCGTGCAGGATGCGCATCCGGTCGAGGCTGAGCATGTAAGCGATGGTAACCCGCTCAAAATGGACGCTGAAGGCAGGCTAACCCCCGGTGCGGAACGCGGTACACGCGAGGAGGGCCCGGTACAGCGAACAGGGCGCTCTTCCCGCCCCATCAGGCCGCCGCCGAGAGGCGGATGCCGACACCGGGTTCGGCCCGCGTCCCACGGGCGCGCGGGCGGCGGTCGGCCCCACAACAGGTACCAGCCCTCGCCGGCCTGCACCGCGACCACCGCGACGCGGCGCCCGCCGCGGACGGTGTAGGGGACGGGGTGGTCGGACTCGGCGAGCGCGACGAGAGCCGGAGCACCGAGCTTGCGCAGCTCGGCAGCGAGGGAGGCGAGGTGGGAGCGGCGCGTCGCCCCTGTGTGTACTGCAAGACATGCTGGAGACCTCCAGTCGGATTCCTTGGACGAAGCGGTCCTCCGCCGCCAGGTGGGCGGCGCATCGGTCATGGAGAAGCAGCTTCGACACCTGGTCAGGCTGAGCGAAATCAGCCATGTGACGATACGCGTCCTGCCGTTCTCCGCAGGAGCGCACGCCGGACTCGACGGCGCGTTCTACCTTCTGGAATTTCCCGACCAGGAAGATCCCGACGTCGTCTACCTGGAGCAAGCGACCAGCGGACTCGTCCCGGAAGCCCCCGAAGAGGTCCGCCGCTATACGCTCATGTTCGGCACTGTGCTCGCCAAGGCGCTTTCGCCAGCGGAGTCGACCGCGCTACTGGCCTCGATGGCAGAATGAATGCCGACGTATCCCCCACGAGAGGAAGCGCGGGATGAGCGATCCCAGCGCCCGCGCCGGTTGGCGCACGAGCAGTTACAGCACCAACGGCGGTGAATGCGTCGAATGCGCCGTTCTCGCCGAGGACACGGCCGTGCGCGATTCCACGCGCCCCCACCACGGGCACCTCTCGTTCACCCGGACGGAGTGGGCCGCCTTCCTCACCGCCGTGAAACACTCCGCGCTCGGGGCCTGACCCGCGCCGGCAGGCCGCGGCCGAGGGGCACCCGCCGACATGTGCGCCGGGCGGCGCTGGCTATGCTGTCGCGAAAGCCGGTGCACCGGAATCGCCCCGGTGCCGATCGTTCTCCCGTCCGGACCGTGCGCCCCTCCCCTCGCTTTCGCGGCGCCCTGAACGGATCCCCGCAGCGGTCGCGGCGGCCCTGCCGCCGACCGCCGGGGACGGCGCCGGAACCGGCCGCCCCGACGCACACTCGCGCGCACAGCACGGCGGCCCGTCTGCGGCCGCACGGACACGTGAACGAGATCCGACTCTGCCAGACTCGCGTGGGTCCAGTGCTGTGTGTCCTGATTCGGGAGTTGAGACCTGATGCCTGCGTGGACCTCCCAAGTGCCGTGGTGGGTGATCGCCGCGGCCGCGCTGCTGCTGGTGATCGTCGCGCTCTCCGGCCTGCGCACCCTGCTCGCCCGGCGGCCCTCCAGGACCGCCGACTCCGACTCCGGCCTGCACAGCGGCTACCTCGTCGCCACCGTCCTCATCGCCGCCTCCGCACTGCTGCTCATCACCGTCGCCTTCACGATGAGCTACGCCGCGCTGTACGACTCGGCCACCTGGCTGGAGCGCACCCAGCTCACCGCGATCAACGGCGGCGACCTGCGGTTCCTGTTCCCGCTGGGCATCGACGCCGTCATCGTCTACTTCCTGGCGATGGACCTGGTCATGGAGTGGCAGGGCCGCCGCCACCCCCTGAACCGCTGGTCGGCCTACGGGCTCTCGGCCATCACCATCGTGCTCAACGTCTCCCAGGGTGAAGGGACCACGTCGTCGTACCTGGGCCACGCCGGGCCGCCGGTGGTCATCATCCTCATCGCCGAAGGCGTGGCCGCCTGGGTCCGCCACCTGGCCGGGCTCGCCCACGGCACGTCCGCCGACCGCATCCCCGCCGGACGCTGGATCGCCCATCCGCTGTCCACGCTCAAGGTCGCCCGCCTGATGCTCGGATCGGGCCTGACCTCCTACCCCGATGCGCTGGAACGCGAGCAGCAGCGGCAGTTGGCCTACGCGATGCTGCGCGAGCAGTACGCGCGCCGATGGCGCCGCGCCACCCCGCACCACCTGAAGTGGATGCTGGACAACGGCTACGACCTGCCCGCCGCCTTCCGGATCATCCGCGCGATGACCGCCTCGCGCGTCGCGATGACCGCCGACGAAGCTCGTGTGCTGCAGGGCGACGCGGTCCCCGCTCCGGCCGCCCCGGACGCCGACGGTGCGCAGTGGCGCGCCGTTCCCATTCACGGCACCGGCGAGGCGCCGAACAGGACCGGCACGACCGCCGACGGAGGCGCCGGGAGCCGGGAGAGCGACGCGGCGGCCGCGGCGGCCGGAGCCGGCGACGACCACGCCGAACGCGGCCACACCCCGGTGTTCCAGGCGCCCGGGCCGGCATCCGGCTTCGCCGCCGAGCACGAACCGGAGTCGGCGGCGACGGAGGCCGCCGTATCCCCGGCCGCCGGGACCGCCTCCGGCCGCGACGGAACCGGCGAGCCGGACACCGCCGGCGCGGTCGGCGAGCCGGAGCCGGCCCCCGAGTCGGCGACCGGATCCGCACCCGCCGCTGAGCCCGAAACCGATCCGGTACCGCAATCGGACCCCGCTCCGACCGCTCCCGTGGAGATCGGTGCCGAACCGCAGTCCGACGCGGAACCGGAACCGGCGGCTACCGATGCGCCCCCGCGGCGCAACGCGCGTTCCCTGCCGAGGGCCAGTTCGCAGGAGAAGCGCCAGCGGGTCCGCCAACTCATGGAGACCATCCCCGACATCACCGACGAGGAGATCGCCGGGCAGATCGGCGTGGCTCCCCGGACTGCGCGGCGCTACCGCAACGAGATCCTCAACAGCGCCGCTGCCAGCAACGGCGACGTCCGCGTCGAGGAGTCCGAGGACGGCCGGCCGCGCCTGGTGAGTACCGCCTACGGGGAGTGAGGGCCGCTCTCGGCAGGCAGGCGGGGTCGGGAGCCGTGTCAGGGCTGATGAGCGTCCGTATTCTGCCGGACCAGCTCCTGCGTGCGCCGCAGCAGCGCCTCTCGGCCAGGAGAGCTCGGCCGGGCTGGAGTTCAGCCGCCTGGACGACTACCGCCGCCCGACCTGGCCCGATCCCGAGCAGGAGAAGCAGGCCCGCATCGAACCGAGCGTCGACGACGTGGACGCCGCCCAGCCCGGGATGTCGGCGCTCGGTGCCGCCGAGCCCTGGTTCCAGCCCGATCCCGACCGGTGGCGGGTGCTGCTGGACCCCGCGGGCCGCCCCTTCTGCATCACCGTCCTGGCCTGAGGCGCCCGCGTATCCGCCCGGCGGGCGGGGTGCGCCCGCCGGCGGCGCATGCCCTCTGGTCACCTCGGGTAGCGGCGACGCGGTTGCGACGTCGTTCGATCCGCGGGAAGGCACCGGCGGCCGCGTGCGGGACGGTGGCCGGCCGGCCGCCGTTGCCGGGGTGGGGGAAGCATGTTGATCGGCTACAAACTGTTCGCCGAGGGATACTCGCCGCAGGAGATGGTGCGCCAGGCCGAGCGCGCCGAGGAGGTCGGCTTCGACTTCGTCGAGATCAGCGACCACTACCACCCGTGGCTGCGAAGCCACGGGCATTCCGGCTTCGCCTGGTCGATCCTGGCGGCCATCGCCGCGCGCACCCGGCGCATCGGCCTGGCCACCGGTGTCACCTGCCCGTTCATCCGCTACCACCCTGCTGTGATCGCCCAAGCCGCGGCGACGACGGCGCTGCTGTCCGACGGCCGCTTCGTGCTGGGGGT contains:
- a CDS encoding bile acid:sodium symporter family protein translates to MRILATAAAFAGRWFGLLILASALLGLLVPDQAAQLTPWISALLGVIMFGMGLTLRPADFAPVLTRPQAVLIGLLAQFTIMPVAGWALAQTLQLPPLLVVGMVLVGAAPGGTASNVIVYLARGDVALSVAMTSVSTLLAPFATPLLVLWLAGSTLPVDAGDLLVSILQVVLVPVVLGIVVRALLSRAVEKVLPVLPLVSVAGIMVVVFAVVGANADALLSTGALVVLAVVLHNVFGLALGYTAGAVLRLPESSRRAASIEVGMQNSGLSAALATAHFAPLAALPAALFSVWHNVSGALLASFWSRRAAGTEAHGAGRNPGTGRT
- a CDS encoding LysR family transcriptional regulator; its protein translation is MLSLDRMRILHAIAANGSLNGAAEALHVTSSAVSQQLSKLEREVGQALVERNGRGVRLTEAAQILVEHTGQIISLVQQAEAALESHRGEISGTLELASFASGARGLVTPALDMLAHEHPKLRVRLREMEPDDSIPAVARGDSDMALAVDWEGSPIRLPKSMVKAPIMLDVADVALPAGHPLAHRDLLELDEVVGEPWISWGTGSICHDWLQGVLRARGAEPTIAHSVDEHQTKLAMIAAGLGAAVIPRLGLGPVPDGVRLVPVQPALTRQVFAFWRHDAARRPAVTAAVRTLRATAAANG
- a CDS encoding DUF5753 domain-containing protein, yielding MRSSAAREARWERRVAPVCTARHAGDLQSDSLDEAVLRRQVGGASVMEKQLRHLVRLSEISHVTIRVLPFSAGAHAGLDGAFYLLEFPDQEDPDVVYLEQATSGLVPEAPEEVRRYTLMFGTVLAKALSPAESTALLASMAE
- a CDS encoding DUF397 domain-containing protein yields the protein MSDPSARAGWRTSSYSTNGGECVECAVLAEDTAVRDSTRPHHGHLSFTRTEWAAFLTAVKHSALGA
- a CDS encoding DUF2637 domain-containing protein, producing MPAWTSQVPWWVIAAAALLLVIVALSGLRTLLARRPSRTADSDSGLHSGYLVATVLIAASALLLITVAFTMSYAALYDSATWLERTQLTAINGGDLRFLFPLGIDAVIVYFLAMDLVMEWQGRRHPLNRWSAYGLSAITIVLNVSQGEGTTSSYLGHAGPPVVIILIAEGVAAWVRHLAGLAHGTSADRIPAGRWIAHPLSTLKVARLMLGSGLTSYPDALEREQQRQLAYAMLREQYARRWRRATPHHLKWMLDNGYDLPAAFRIIRAMTASRVAMTADEARVLQGDAVPAPAAPDADGAQWRAVPIHGTGEAPNRTGTTADGGAGSRESDAAAAAAGAGDDHAERGHTPVFQAPGPASGFAAEHEPESAATEAAVSPAAGTASGRDGTGEPDTAGAVGEPEPAPESATGSAPAAEPETDPVPQSDPAPTAPVEIGAEPQSDAEPEPAATDAPPRRNARSLPRASSQEKRQRVRQLMETIPDITDEEIAGQIGVAPRTARRYRNEILNSAAASNGDVRVEESEDGRPRLVSTAYGE